A genomic stretch from Physeter macrocephalus isolate SW-GA chromosome 12, ASM283717v5, whole genome shotgun sequence includes:
- the LOC112063590 gene encoding protein SET-like, producing MSAPVAKVSKKELNSNHDRADETSEKEQQEAIEHIDEVQNEIDRLNEQASEEILKVEQKYKKLRQPFFQKRSEMIAKIPNFGVTTFVNHPQVSALLGEEEEEALHYLTRVEVTEFEDIKSGYRIDFYFDENPYFENKVLSKEFHLNESGDPSSKSTEIKWKSGKDLTKRSSQTQNKASRKRQHEEPESFFTWFTDHSDAGADELGEVIKDDIWPNPLQYYFVPDMDDEEGEGEEDDDQEEEGLEDTDEEGDEGEEDEDDDEGEEGEEDEGEDDEWNTDGFQPSFFNFLQSLGAGCSLSFFFFFSSSFSSCAQLPCF from the coding sequence ATGTCGGCGCCGGTGGCCAAAGTCAGTAAAAAGGAGCTCAACTCCAACCACGACAGGGCTGAcgagacctcagaaaaagaacagcaagaagCAATTGAACATATTGATGAAGTACAAAATGAAATAGACAGACTTAACGAACAAGCCAGTGAGGAGATTTTGAAAGtagaacagaaatataaaaaactcCGCCAACCATTTTTTCAGAAGAGGTCGGAAATGATCGCCAAAATCCCAAATTTTGGGGTAACAACATTTGTTAACCATCCACAAGTGTCCGCACTgcttggggaggaggaagaagaggcgcTGCATTATTTGACAAGAGTTGAAGTGACAGAATTTGAAGATATTAAATCAGGTTAcagaatagatttttattttgatgaaaacccttactttgaaaataaagttctCTCCAAAGAATTTCATCTGAATGAGAGTGGTGATCCATCTTCAAAGTCCACTGAAATCAAATGGAAATCCGGAAAGGATTTGACAAAACGTTCAAGTCAAACGCAGAATAAAGCCAGCAGGAAGAGACAGCATGAGGAACCAGAAAGCTTCTTCACCTGGTTTACTGATCATTCTGATGCAGGTGCAGATGAGTTAGGAGAGGTCATAAAAGACGATATTTGGCCAAATCCATTACAGTACTACTTCGTTCCGGACATGGAtgatgaggaaggggaaggagaagaagatgaTGATCAAGAGGAAGAAGGATTGGAAGATACTGATGAAGAAGGGGATGAAGGtgaagaagatgaagatgatgatgagggggaggaaggagaggaagatgaAGGAGAAGATGACGAATGGAACACTGATGGATTCCAaccttccttttttaattttctccagtCCCTGGGAGCAGGttgcagtctttctttttttttttttttttcttcctccttctcctcttgtGCTCAGTTGCCTTGTTTTTGa